The Alkalinema sp. FACHB-956 genome has a window encoding:
- the bchM gene encoding magnesium protoporphyrin IX methyltransferase translates to MNVADDKTVVRDYFNSKGFDRWRRIYGETDEVNKVQRDIREGHQQTIDHVLRWIEEDGNVSDLTICDAGCGVGSLSIPLAKAGAKVFASDISEKMVGEAQERAAQELGEAQSNVSFHAQDLETLDGKYHTVICLDVLIHYPPDKAGEMIAHLSSLAESRLILSFAPKTLCYSLLKRIGDFFPGPSKATRAYLHPESYVVKILEEQGWKIDRNEMTKTRFYFSRLLEAVRA, encoded by the coding sequence ATGAACGTAGCTGACGATAAAACCGTTGTTCGAGACTATTTCAACTCTAAAGGGTTCGATCGCTGGCGACGAATCTATGGCGAAACCGACGAAGTCAACAAAGTCCAACGGGACATTCGCGAAGGTCACCAGCAAACGATCGACCATGTACTGCGTTGGATTGAAGAAGATGGCAATGTGAGCGATCTCACCATTTGTGATGCAGGATGTGGCGTGGGAAGCCTCAGCATTCCCCTGGCCAAGGCCGGCGCAAAGGTGTTTGCTAGCGACATTTCCGAAAAAATGGTCGGTGAGGCCCAGGAACGGGCTGCCCAAGAACTGGGGGAAGCCCAATCCAATGTCAGCTTCCATGCCCAGGATTTGGAAACCCTAGACGGCAAATACCACACGGTGATTTGTCTAGATGTGCTGATCCACTATCCACCGGACAAGGCGGGGGAAATGATTGCCCACCTCAGTTCCTTAGCAGAATCGCGCTTAATTCTCAGCTTTGCGCCCAAGACGCTCTGTTATTCGCTGCTAAAACGGATTGGTGACTTTTTCCCAGGGCCCAGCAAAGCCACCCGCGCTTACCTCCATCCGGAATCCTATGTGGTTAAGATTTTGGAAGAGCAGGGCTGGAAGATTGATCGCAATGAGATGACCAAAACTCGGTTCTACTTCTCCCGTTTGTTGGAAGCTGTGCGAGCCTAG